The bacterium genome contains the following window.
CCCAGGATTAACCCTCCAGCCAGGATTTGAAAGAGAGGGTCCTTGCCAAAAGCGATGGAGAAAATGGCTGTAGTGATCAGAATGCTGCCCGGAATATACAGATCGATATGCTTCCGGTAAATGAGGTAAGCGGCGCCGATCAGCAGGGCTAACGAGGACCCCCCAAGAACGCCGCCGATATTGCCAAGAAGCAGACTCCCATAGCCCGACAGCGTGCTGAAGACCGGCGACCCTGCCCGGCTGATAGCCAAAGGGGTAGCGGCAGTAATCCCATCTATCCTTTTCCCTGATACAAGGTCAGTGATAATCACCCCGTTTTCAAAAAATCTGGCGGTCAGAAGTTGAGTGAATGCATAAGATTTCCACCAGAGAGGTTTAATATATTCTTCCACCAGGGGATGATAGACGGTAAAGACAAAGAGAAAAGTCCGGGCAAACAAAGCAGGATTGAAGATGTTTTTCCCCAGTCCTCCAAAGAGCTCCTTGGCTATGGCAATAGCCATTATCCCTCCCAGGGCTGCCAGCCACCAGGGAGTAGTCGGCGGCAGGGAGAGTGCCAGGAGCAGCCCGGTCACGACAGCGCTCCCATCGGTAAGGCTGAAAGGCCGATGAAGAACCGCCCGGATGAAGAATTCGGTCAGGGTGGTTGACAAAATACAGACAAAGGTTACAAAAAGTGCATTGACACCGAAAAAATAGACTGCCAAGAGCAGGGTCGGGATAAGAGCGATGATTACATCGCGCATGGCTTCGGAAATACCGTCGGAAGTTTTAATGTGAGGAGGAGGGGTGACTATTAACGGATATTCCTTCATGAAGTTTAACCTCTCATCATTTCATCATAGGTTTTCTCTTTTGGGCCATTATCTGGGCTTTGGCCTTTCTGATAAGCTGAATCATCGGTCTGCGGGACGGACAGACAAAGGCACAGGAGCCGCATTCCATACAATCCAGGGCCCCGCATTCATCCGCCTCACGGTAGCGTTCCTTTTCCGAATAATATCCAATCAGGTTCGGCGTCAGGAACATGGGGCAAATGTCAGCGCATTTTCCGCATTTCAGGCAAGGCCAGTATCTATCGGGATCAGGAACCAGATGCCGGGGAAAGACCACGATTCCGGATGTTCCTTTGACGATTGGAATATCAAGGTTTGCAATAGCAAAACCGGTCATCGGCCCGCCAACGACTATTTTCCCCGGCGGGCCATCTTTCCATCCGCCGCAGAAAGAGATCAGATGGCTGATAGGAGTTCCCAGTTTGGCCAGGATGTTCTGAGGAGTCTGTATTCCCGGCCCGCTCACCGTCAATACCCTCTCGATCAGCGGCTTGCCGAACCTGACGGCTTCATAAACGGCCAGAACGGTTCCTGCATTCTGGACAACGGCACCGACCTCGCTGGGAAGTTTCCGGAGAGGAACTTCCCGGTTGAGCACCGCTTTGATAAGCTGTTTCTCACATCCTTGCGGGTACTTGGTTTCAAGGGCAACTACCTGGATGTTGGAAAATCCGGCTGCTTCGATGCGCGCACGAACAGCCTGTATAGCGTCAGGTTTATTATCTTCAATGCCGATATAGGCGCTCTGAGCTTCGATGGCCCGCAGGACCAGGTTGACCCCTTTCAGGATGTCATCCATCCGTTCCAGAAGCAGACGGTGATCACAGGTCAGGAAGGATTCACATTCACAGGCGTTGATAACCAGACTGTCAATCCGCTTGTCCTTGGGCGGGTACAACTTGACAAAGGTCGGGAAGGCAGCCCCCCCCATGCCCACGATACCGGCCTCTTTGACGAGCGTCTTTATCCTTTCTGCCGGCTCTTCTTCCGGATTGGCTATCTCCGGAAAAGGGACCGACTCCTGATTCCGGTCCGGAATGATGATAATGCTCATCATATCCACCCCGGTGAAATGAGGGTGAGGTGCGATCGATTCGACAATGCCGGAAACGCTTGCATGGATCGGTGCAGAGATGAAAGACTCGGATTCGGCGATTTTCTGGCCTGCCTTGACCTGCTGTCCGACTTTTACCAGAGGCTTACAGGGGGCACCGATATGCTGACTTAAAGGAAGAATTATTTTTTCGGATATCGGTGCGGTAACAATAGCTTTATGTTCTGTCTCGTGTTTGTGATGCGGAGGATGAATTCCTCCTCTAAAAGATGATAATTGCATACCTTTTTCCCGATCGATTAAAGGATAGAAGGATGAGACTTTTTGTTCATGAGATTCAGTGAGCTGATTCTTCAGCTATTTTGGGTTCGATATTGAAAAGGATCAGCTTAAATAATGGCCACCCCTCCATACAGGCAATATAGGCATGGATAGTAGTAAAAATAACATAGAACCACATGATGGCGACATGGATGCCGGTAAAAAATTGTTCCGCCTGCTGAACGGACCCAAAATAAACTGCCAGGCCGGCTAATAAAAATCTGGGCCACAGGATCAAAAACCCGGTTATGCCCTGAATGATTAACATAATCCAGAAAAGGTTGTAGGTCAGCTTTTGCATCGAGGCATACTTGGCGATATGAGGATAATGGTCCTCAAGGAAAAGATAG
Protein-coding sequences here:
- a CDS encoding RnfABCDGE type electron transport complex subunit D, which codes for MKEYPLIVTPPPHIKTSDGISEAMRDVIIALIPTLLLAVYFFGVNALFVTFVCILSTTLTEFFIRAVLHRPFSLTDGSAVVTGLLLALSLPPTTPWWLAALGGIMAIAIAKELFGGLGKNIFNPALFARTFLFVFTVYHPLVEEYIKPLWWKSYAFTQLLTARFFENGVIITDLVSGKRIDGITAATPLAISRAGSPVFSTLSGYGSLLLGNIGGVLGGSSLALLIGAAYLIYRKHIDLYIPGSILITTAIFSIAFGKDPLFQILAGGLILGAFFMATDWVTSPVTSRGKIIYGIGIGIFTFFVRNYGTRVEGMCTAILHMNVIALFIDRFTQPRRFGG
- the rsxC gene encoding electron transport complex subunit RsxC, translating into MQLSSFRGGIHPPHHKHETEHKAIVTAPISEKIILPLSQHIGAPCKPLVKVGQQVKAGQKIAESESFISAPIHASVSGIVESIAPHPHFTGVDMMSIIIIPDRNQESVPFPEIANPEEEPAERIKTLVKEAGIVGMGGAAFPTFVKLYPPKDKRIDSLVINACECESFLTCDHRLLLERMDDILKGVNLVLRAIEAQSAYIGIEDNKPDAIQAVRARIEAAGFSNIQVVALETKYPQGCEKQLIKAVLNREVPLRKLPSEVGAVVQNAGTVLAVYEAVRFGKPLIERVLTVSGPGIQTPQNILAKLGTPISHLISFCGGWKDGPPGKIVVGGPMTGFAIANLDIPIVKGTSGIVVFPRHLVPDPDRYWPCLKCGKCADICPMFLTPNLIGYYSEKERYREADECGALDCMECGSCAFVCPSRRPMIQLIRKAKAQIMAQKRKPMMK